GACGGTTTTTTTCCTCAATTTTAATGGAAAAGGCATACCTCTTCCCTGTAAATCTTTATTTTTTGAGCTCCTGAGGGGTTTTTATCTGAATTTAGTTCAAAATCGGCTTGTAATCCTTACTCGTGAACAGTTTGAGCACTTCTCTTCTTCCCGTTCTTATCCACTTGGCTGAAACAGTGATAAATCTGAAGATAAACTTCTTGAGCCTGTCGGTAGGCTTAAGCCAATCAACTTTTCTGGAATACTCTCCAATGATATAGGTGTAAAAATTGGCATACATAGCCGTCATAAGCATAAAGGAGGTATTCTCTGCAAGGAACGAACAGGGCAACTTAGACCAGCCAAAGTCATTGTTGAGTACATCAAACAAGCGTTCGCTTGCACCCCGGGCGTTATAAAACCTTACAACAGCTTCATTGGACGATGTATGTTCATTGGTCAGAATAGCCCTGTAAGTAAATGCATCTCCACTAAACACATCTGCCTGCCCGTCTTTACGCCTGATTCTGGTAATGACCAGCCTGTAAGACCTGTCTTTACCGAAAGGTTTGTAGTCGGATAGGTCAGTAACTTCCATTTCCTGTACACCCAAACGTATTTTCTGCCACTTCTCAGGGGCTATACTTCCAAGGATATTATCCAGTTTGGCACATCTGTTTGCCCGTATATAAAAGCTTTCGGTATGTGCTTCCAGTGTGCGGAGAACTTCTTCCTGATAGGATGCTGAATCGGCTCTGAACCTTCCGATACGGATATTTTCATTGGTAAGCTGCCCAAACATGCGTGTAAGTGTATCAGCCTGCAAATATTTGGCCTGACTGTTGCCATTTCTGCCCTCTACGTACACAGGAATGGCCTGTGAAAATTCAGGATGTGCTATGGAAGCTACACCTGGCTGATATCCATAGACGTGTTTATATGTCTTTTTTGAATCGTACTTTTCAGTTGGAATGACGGTGTTGTCATAATCGAGGTCGTAAGCAACACCTGACTTGAGTAATCCGGTCTTACAAGCTGATTTTAACAACAAGCTGTTGAGTTTTCCATTGATATTAAATTCATGGCTTACTCCACTGGACGGATTTATAAAGAGTTCTGTATCAACAGCAAGCTCTTTGATACCTCTCAGAATTGTATCGGCACTGCATACTGAAAATGAAGGGACCTGTTCAAGTGCGTCTCTCAAGTGAACATTGATATCTTCAGTACAGTCGCCACCATTAAAGAAAATAGCCATATGATTGGCGAAAATGTCACTGTATGAAAACCCTCCCCTTAAGGCTCTAACCCCCAATTGATTATCAATGAGTTCTGGGAGACCAGAATTTTTGAAAGAGTTAAAAACAAAATTAAAACCTCCGAAAGGTGTGATTTTTTCTGTCGAATTCGTAATTTTCATACCGCTTATCTAGTTTGAGTGGTATCATCTAAATAAGTGAAAAAAAACGAGCCGGAAAAGCCTGAATTGAATAAATTCAGCCACTTTTTCGGCTTTTTTTAAATCCGCCCTGCGGATTTAAGGTACATATTTCTGGATAATCTCCTCTAATTCACCACTTAAATCTGTGATTTTCAGAATCAGGGATTTTGTTTTTGACAGTGCATAAGTTTTATTGATTATCAAGGTCCTTGCTGACTTTGATGTCCGTCCTGTTTTGGTCTTTGGCTCCACATCATAGCAAAGAATATTGCAGAGTGATATGATCAGGGTCTTGGCATAGAAGTCCTGCTGGACCGCCCATGCTGTTTTGCCGGAAAAATCAGATACTTCAAGTCTTGATTTGATCAGTTTATATGCTTCTTCTATTCCCCATCTCTGTTTGTACAGGTTTATTAGAGAGGAAGCTGTATATTTTTTCCTGTCCAGCAGCGAAGTTGCATATATTGATATCTTACCCTTCTTATTCTTTTTCTTGATCAGTCTTACGGTCATGGTTTGGGATAACGAGGGATACTTTTCAAGCAGCCAACCGTATTTTGGAGGGAGTATTAATGTATATTCCGCATCAGTGGAACTGCTCAGGGAAAAATCCTCGACA
This Cecembia calidifontis DNA region includes the following protein-coding sequences:
- a CDS encoding IS1380 family transposase codes for the protein MKITNSTEKITPFGGFNFVFNSFKNSGLPELIDNQLGVRALRGGFSYSDIFANHMAIFFNGGDCTEDINVHLRDALEQVPSFSVCSADTILRGIKELAVDTELFINPSSGVSHEFNINGKLNSLLLKSACKTGLLKSGVAYDLDYDNTVIPTEKYDSKKTYKHVYGYQPGVASIAHPEFSQAIPVYVEGRNGNSQAKYLQADTLTRMFGQLTNENIRIGRFRADSASYQEEVLRTLEAHTESFYIRANRCAKLDNILGSIAPEKWQKIRLGVQEMEVTDLSDYKPFGKDRSYRLVITRIRRKDGQADVFSGDAFTYRAILTNEHTSSNEAVVRFYNARGASERLFDVLNNDFGWSKLPCSFLAENTSFMLMTAMYANFYTYIIGEYSRKVDWLKPTDRLKKFIFRFITVSAKWIRTGRREVLKLFTSKDYKPILN